From Hyalangium ruber, the proteins below share one genomic window:
- a CDS encoding trypsin-like peptidase domain-containing protein: MELQPLDRQVFLAAGTLDEGNRYASTVLVTVDEPLLGTICSGVLLDSRVVLTAGHCVCPRRKGSEGFRIDASACVKTASVTTVTYEPAKARHMSNARTHVYDGAVRPHPELEILFDAQARVVSGRADLAVITLDSPVEGLRPDIALADSEVQLNEALVMAGYGHDPRFGGIFGARYFRQNTVTRVPTPHGGRLLFEQRGTYLYNGFPGGPCFREGESGRWLVGITSVGTDTELSLTSTYFHRDWIHAALRK; encoded by the coding sequence ATGGAGTTGCAGCCTCTGGACAGGCAGGTGTTCCTGGCCGCGGGGACCTTGGATGAGGGCAATCGGTACGCCTCCACGGTCCTGGTGACGGTGGATGAGCCGCTGCTGGGGACGATCTGCAGCGGTGTTCTCCTCGATTCGCGCGTGGTCCTCACCGCAGGGCACTGCGTGTGTCCTCGGCGGAAGGGGTCCGAGGGGTTCCGGATCGACGCGTCCGCTTGTGTGAAGACCGCCTCCGTGACGACGGTCACCTATGAGCCGGCGAAGGCTCGGCACATGTCGAATGCTCGCACCCACGTCTATGACGGCGCGGTTCGTCCGCACCCGGAGCTGGAGATCCTCTTCGACGCACAGGCCCGTGTGGTGTCGGGTCGTGCGGATCTCGCGGTCATCACGCTGGACTCGCCTGTCGAGGGCTTGCGTCCGGACATCGCCCTGGCGGACTCCGAGGTCCAGCTCAACGAGGCGCTCGTCATGGCGGGTTACGGTCACGACCCGCGCTTCGGAGGAATCTTCGGGGCTCGGTACTTTCGCCAGAATACGGTTACCCGGGTACCCACGCCTCATGGCGGACGACTGCTCTTCGAGCAGCGTGGGACCTATCTCTACAACGGCTTTCCTGGTGGGCCGTGCTTCCGTGAGGGGGAGAGCGGTCGCTGGCTTGTCGGTATCACCAGTGTGGGAACGGACACGGAGCTCTCACTGACGAGCACCTACTTCCACCGGGATTGGATCCATGCCGCGCTTCGGAAATGA
- a CDS encoding nuclear transport factor 2 family protein has product MPMERAQRFAEALTKLEESGDLEPLVSLFADDAQVSNVATSRVFSGREGARLFWKEYKGMLTRVKSTFRNLIESGDRVALEWETQGTAQNGAAVNYEGVSIIEWDGERISRFYAYFDPGLLGREMTQGTAKRSEPPATTPA; this is encoded by the coding sequence ATGCCGATGGAGCGAGCGCAGCGGTTCGCGGAAGCCCTGACGAAGCTGGAGGAGAGCGGAGACCTGGAGCCGCTCGTCTCGCTGTTCGCCGATGACGCGCAGGTGAGCAACGTGGCCACGTCGCGGGTGTTTTCGGGGAGGGAGGGGGCGCGCCTGTTCTGGAAGGAATACAAGGGGATGCTGACGCGGGTGAAGTCCACCTTCCGGAACTTGATTGAGTCAGGAGACCGGGTGGCGCTGGAGTGGGAGACGCAGGGCACGGCGCAGAACGGCGCGGCGGTGAACTACGAGGGCGTCTCCATCATCGAGTGGGACGGCGAGCGAATCAGCCGCTTCTACGCATACTTCGACCCGGGGTTGCTGGGGCGGGAGATGACGCAGGGGACGGCGAAACGCTCGGAGCCGCCGGCCACCACGCCGGCCTGA
- the thiD gene encoding bifunctional hydroxymethylpyrimidine kinase/phosphomethylpyrimidine kinase produces MQSPRHVATALTIAGSDSGGGAGIQADLRTFAFHRVHGTSALTAITAQNTLGVTRVDVLPAASVTAQILAVATDIGVGAVKTGMLVNRDIISAVAHHVRALNLAPLVVDPVMVSRAGSRLIDDEAVSALRELLLPLAAIATPNRHEAQLLSGLELQTLDDMREAARRIHRLGPRAVLVKGGGMSGELRGTDVWFDGQHLETLQVAPVDTRNTHGTGCTLSAAIAAHLALGRDGLEATRRAKDYVTTALRHPLALGLGNGPFSHFFPLEP; encoded by the coding sequence ATGCAATCCCCCAGGCACGTGGCGACCGCGCTCACCATCGCCGGCTCGGACAGCGGAGGCGGCGCCGGCATCCAGGCCGACCTGCGCACCTTCGCGTTCCACCGCGTCCACGGCACCAGCGCCCTCACCGCCATCACCGCGCAGAACACCCTGGGCGTCACCCGCGTGGACGTGCTGCCCGCCGCCAGCGTCACCGCCCAAATCCTCGCCGTGGCCACCGACATCGGCGTCGGCGCCGTCAAGACGGGCATGCTCGTCAACCGCGACATCATCTCCGCCGTGGCCCACCACGTCCGCGCCCTGAACCTCGCGCCGCTCGTGGTGGACCCCGTCATGGTCTCGCGCGCCGGCTCGCGCCTCATCGACGACGAGGCCGTGAGCGCCCTGCGCGAGCTCCTGCTCCCCCTGGCCGCCATCGCCACCCCCAACCGCCACGAGGCCCAGCTCCTCTCCGGCCTGGAGCTGCAAACGCTCGACGACATGCGCGAGGCGGCCCGCCGCATCCACCGGCTCGGCCCCCGGGCCGTGCTCGTCAAAGGCGGAGGCATGAGCGGCGAGCTGCGCGGCACCGACGTGTGGTTCGACGGCCAACACCTGGAGACGCTCCAGGTCGCCCCCGTGGACACCCGCAACACCCACGGCACCGGCTGCACCCTCTCGGCCGCGATCGCCGCCCACCTGGCCCTCGGCCGCGACGGGCTCGAGGCCACCCGCCGCGCCAAGGACTACGTCACCACCGCGCTCCGCCACCCCCTCGCCCTCGGGCTGGGCAATGGCCCCTTCAGCCACTTCTTCCCGCTTGAGCCGTGA
- a CDS encoding glucosaminidase domain-containing protein translates to MNTYSVRKGDTLNELAKRFGTSAKEIAKKNGLEDINKIQVGQKLIMPDSFEQGTRTGSTNSGTSSKPSPEASAPATTAAKSGPAKDDDGRQFPTSRDGTPIYKQGDAQWGGRTLGSSSSLAAAGCAMTSTAMAISKITGKVINPGELDQYLDKNGGYSGNGLIWGKAAQMAGLGASKPGWSFDNINKQIDAGRPVVIGVDYKAGSNGGANGTDHWITVTGRGTQNGKPVYYANDPATGKEITLTKDGNRLTGGPQGYKSTGELVTFSGGNPNPGTAPTNSQPGGETPTQTPPASSVDMKGTTLPGGELKKGARGPEVEQLQNALVKSGHLTQADMSTGPGIFGPKTEAALKKFQADNGVDAIGIYGPKTRAAFEKLGAKIGGGSSTPTNPTGPTTPVGDLPKTGNAFLDRVAADAIKSQRQTGVPASVTLAQAMLESGSGQSGLATKANNFFGIKGEGPAGHVTMPTKEFLNGKWVTVNANFRKYNSPAESFADHGKFLRDNRRYANAFNHTDNAAQFAREIHKAGYATDPEYSNKLISIINKYGLDRFDKIARG, encoded by the coding sequence GTGAACACCTATTCCGTCCGCAAAGGCGACACCCTGAACGAGCTGGCGAAGCGCTTCGGCACTTCGGCCAAGGAGATCGCCAAGAAGAACGGCCTGGAGGACATCAACAAGATCCAGGTGGGCCAGAAGCTGATCATGCCGGACAGCTTCGAGCAGGGCACCCGCACGGGGAGCACCAACAGCGGCACCAGCAGCAAGCCCTCCCCCGAGGCGAGCGCCCCGGCGACCACGGCGGCCAAGAGCGGCCCGGCGAAGGATGACGACGGCCGGCAGTTCCCCACCTCGCGAGACGGCACCCCCATCTACAAGCAGGGCGACGCGCAGTGGGGCGGCCGCACGCTGGGCTCCAGCTCCAGCCTCGCGGCGGCGGGCTGCGCCATGACGTCGACGGCGATGGCCATCAGCAAGATCACCGGCAAGGTGATCAACCCGGGCGAGCTGGACCAGTACCTGGACAAGAACGGCGGCTACTCGGGCAACGGGCTCATCTGGGGCAAGGCCGCGCAGATGGCGGGCCTGGGCGCCAGCAAGCCGGGCTGGAGCTTCGACAACATCAACAAGCAGATCGACGCGGGCCGCCCGGTGGTCATCGGCGTGGACTACAAGGCCGGCAGCAACGGTGGCGCGAACGGCACCGACCATTGGATCACCGTGACGGGCCGCGGGACGCAGAACGGCAAGCCGGTGTACTACGCCAATGATCCGGCGACGGGGAAGGAGATCACCCTGACGAAGGACGGCAACCGGCTGACGGGTGGCCCCCAGGGCTACAAGTCGACGGGCGAGCTGGTGACCTTCTCGGGCGGCAACCCGAACCCGGGCACGGCGCCGACCAACTCGCAGCCGGGCGGCGAGACGCCGACGCAGACCCCTCCGGCGAGCAGCGTGGACATGAAGGGCACGACCCTGCCGGGGGGCGAGCTGAAGAAGGGCGCCCGGGGCCCCGAGGTGGAGCAGCTCCAGAACGCGCTGGTGAAGTCGGGCCACCTGACGCAGGCGGACATGAGCACGGGCCCGGGCATCTTCGGCCCGAAGACCGAGGCGGCGCTCAAGAAGTTCCAGGCGGACAACGGCGTGGACGCCATCGGCATCTACGGCCCGAAGACGCGCGCGGCCTTCGAGAAGCTCGGCGCGAAGATCGGCGGAGGCTCGTCGACGCCCACCAACCCCACGGGCCCCACCACGCCGGTGGGTGACCTGCCCAAGACGGGCAACGCGTTCCTGGACCGCGTGGCGGCCGACGCCATCAAGAGCCAGCGGCAGACGGGCGTGCCGGCCTCGGTGACGCTGGCGCAGGCGATGCTGGAGAGCGGCTCGGGCCAGTCGGGCCTGGCCACCAAGGCCAACAACTTCTTCGGCATCAAGGGCGAGGGCCCCGCCGGCCACGTCACCATGCCCACCAAGGAGTTCCTCAACGGCAAGTGGGTCACGGTGAACGCCAACTTCCGCAAGTACAACTCGCCGGCCGAGTCCTTCGCGGACCACGGCAAGTTCCTGCGCGACAACCGCCGCTACGCCAACGCCTTCAACCACACGGACAACGCGGCCCAGTTCGCCCGGGAGATCCACAAGGCCGGCTACGCCACCGACCCCGAGTACTCCAACAAGCTCATCTCCATCATCAACAAGTACGGCCTGGACCGCTTCGACAAGATCGCCCGGGGTTGA
- a CDS encoding transglycosylase SLT domain-containing protein: MSVNTNYSVRRGDTLNELAKRFGTTAQEIAKKNNLSDVNSIKVGQNLVMPDKFETGSGTPSSAGQPSGDTFQASETSNTTAARGPVKDEDGRQFQTSADGTPIFKQGDAQWGGRALGTGSSISAAGCAMSSTAMAISKISGKVINPGELDAYLDKNGGYSGNGLVWSKAAQAAGLTASKPGWSFDNINKQIDAGRPVVIGVDYKAGSNGGANGTDHWITVTGRGTKDGKPVYYANDPATGKEITLTKDGNRLTGGPQGYKSTDELVTFGGGNPNPGTAPANSQPGGETPTQTPPASSVDMKGTTLPGGELKKGARGPEVEQLQNALVKSGHLTQADMSTGPGIFGPKTEAALKKFQSDNGVDAIGIYGPKTRAAFEKMGAQISSSPASNTGGTNNTGGTNNTGSTNGPAKGNNDLSGFSSNKYDALINEMSQKYNVPARLIKSVIQQESAFNPNARSPVGATGLMQLMPATARGLGVTNPNDPRQSIEGGTKYLSQMLKMFKGDTTLALAAYNAGPGNVQKYGGVPPFKETQNYVKKITGWYNGAGPA, from the coding sequence ATGAGCGTGAATACCAACTACTCTGTCCGTCGCGGCGACACCCTCAACGAGCTGGCCAAGCGCTTTGGCACGACGGCTCAGGAGATCGCCAAGAAGAACAATCTCTCGGACGTCAACAGCATCAAGGTTGGCCAGAACCTGGTGATGCCGGACAAGTTCGAGACCGGCTCGGGCACTCCCAGCAGCGCCGGCCAGCCCTCGGGCGACACGTTCCAGGCGAGCGAGACGTCGAACACCACCGCCGCTCGCGGTCCGGTGAAGGATGAGGACGGCCGCCAGTTCCAGACCTCGGCGGACGGCACGCCCATCTTCAAGCAGGGCGACGCGCAGTGGGGCGGTCGCGCGCTGGGCACCGGCTCGAGCATCTCCGCGGCGGGCTGCGCGATGAGCTCCACGGCGATGGCCATCAGCAAGATCTCCGGCAAGGTCATCAACCCGGGCGAGCTGGACGCGTACCTGGACAAGAACGGCGGGTACTCGGGCAACGGCCTCGTGTGGAGCAAGGCCGCGCAGGCGGCGGGGCTGACCGCGAGCAAGCCGGGCTGGAGCTTCGACAACATCAACAAGCAGATCGACGCGGGCCGCCCGGTGGTCATCGGCGTGGACTACAAGGCCGGCAGCAACGGCGGCGCCAACGGCACCGACCACTGGATCACCGTGACGGGCCGTGGGACGAAGGACGGCAAGCCGGTGTACTACGCCAATGATCCGGCGACGGGGAAGGAAATCACCCTGACGAAGGACGGCAACCGGCTGACGGGTGGCCCCCAGGGCTACAAGTCGACGGATGAGCTGGTGACGTTCGGGGGCGGCAACCCGAACCCGGGCACGGCGCCGGCCAACTCGCAGCCGGGCGGCGAGACGCCGACGCAGACCCCTCCGGCGAGCAGCGTGGACATGAAGGGCACGACCCTGCCGGGGGGCGAGCTGAAGAAGGGCGCCCGGGGCCCCGAGGTGGAGCAGCTCCAGAACGCGCTGGTGAAGTCGGGCCACCTGACGCAGGCGGACATGAGCACGGGCCCGGGCATCTTCGGCCCGAAGACCGAGGCGGCGCTCAAGAAGTTCCAGAGCGACAACGGCGTGGACGCCATCGGCATCTACGGCCCGAAGACGCGCGCGGCCTTCGAGAAGATGGGCGCGCAGATCAGCAGCAGCCCGGCGAGCAACACGGGCGGCACGAACAACACGGGCGGCACGAACAACACGGGCAGCACGAACGGGCCGGCCAAGGGTAACAACGACCTGAGCGGCTTCTCGTCGAACAAGTACGACGCGCTGATCAACGAGATGTCGCAGAAGTACAACGTGCCCGCGCGCCTCATCAAGTCGGTCATCCAGCAGGAGTCGGCGTTCAACCCGAACGCGCGCTCGCCGGTGGGTGCCACGGGCCTGATGCAGCTGATGCCGGCCACCGCGCGTGGCCTGGGCGTGACGAACCCGAACGACCCGCGCCAGAGCATCGAGGGCGGCACCAAGTACCTGTCGCAGATGCTGAAGATGTTCAAGGGCGACACGACGCTGGCGCTGGCCGCCTACAACGCGGGCCCGGGCAACGTGCAGAAGTACGGCGGCGTGCCTCCCTTCAAGGAGACGCAGAACTACGTGAAGAAGATCACCGGCTGGTACAACGGCGCCGGCCCGGCGTAG
- a CDS encoding trypsin-like serine protease, translating into MPRFGNEVLRPPALLLTLLVLCGGCAANTAVPEGDDHLFLLGGRIDVDNRFASTVLVTPDGPLGMCSGMLIAPRLVLTAGHCVCMKRKAIGNRDSANLVIDATDCSATATVTTVLYESTRGRSARREPASVRTVAQRPQSYSGKVRPHPELKILLGERNPREHVVSTRADLAVILLDEPVEGSFPEVSLATSQAQPDESLVLVGYGLDKTEEGEGVAGFRRFGRNTVTYAEGEFVTLGQPGTHTYQGDSGGPCLRESDKGHWLVGISSRGTGKVSRFTSTHAYRAWLIEQIQSARRTAP; encoded by the coding sequence ATGCCGCGCTTCGGAAATGAAGTCCTTCGGCCTCCCGCGCTTCTGTTGACGCTGCTGGTCCTCTGCGGTGGGTGCGCGGCAAACACCGCTGTTCCGGAAGGCGATGACCATCTGTTCCTGCTGGGTGGCCGGATCGATGTCGACAACCGGTTTGCCTCCACGGTCCTTGTCACTCCGGACGGTCCCCTGGGGATGTGCAGCGGCATGCTCATCGCGCCTCGCCTCGTCCTGACAGCGGGTCACTGTGTCTGCATGAAGCGCAAGGCGATCGGCAACCGCGACTCGGCCAACCTCGTCATCGACGCCACGGACTGCTCGGCCACTGCCACCGTGACCACGGTCCTCTACGAATCCACCCGGGGCCGAAGCGCCAGGAGAGAACCCGCGAGCGTACGCACCGTCGCTCAACGCCCGCAGAGCTATAGCGGCAAGGTCCGGCCTCATCCTGAGCTCAAGATCCTGCTCGGCGAACGCAACCCACGCGAACACGTGGTGTCCACCCGCGCCGACCTCGCCGTCATCCTCCTGGATGAGCCCGTCGAAGGCTCGTTCCCGGAAGTTTCGCTCGCGACCTCCCAGGCCCAGCCCGACGAGTCCCTGGTCCTGGTCGGCTATGGCCTGGACAAGACCGAGGAAGGGGAAGGCGTGGCGGGCTTCCGCCGCTTTGGGCGGAACACCGTCACCTATGCCGAAGGTGAGTTCGTCACCCTCGGGCAGCCAGGAACCCATACCTACCAGGGAGACAGCGGTGGGCCTTGCCTCCGCGAGAGCGACAAGGGCCACTGGCTCGTCGGAATTTCGAGCAGGGGAACTGGCAAGGTGTCGAGGTTCACCAGCACGCATGCCTACCGGGCCTGGCTCATCGAGCAGATCCAGTCAGCCAGGCGCACGGCTCCGTAA
- a CDS encoding GAF domain-containing protein, translating into MRVPLEPPVPPQAGAGSPQGGDPKFAPLLDSVTDGIVVVDRDWRITYLNAVAEKVSGRPREKALGRELWAEVPQLLDTPFAKAFHETAATGQRTTVSDYFAPADAWYEARAFPSSEGLVIFVRDITDLRQAEVERLRLLNAERSSREDAERAAHRLVRLQELTAQLAAARSPEEVMSAAIERIMSAVGANLALVGLPVEEGRMLRVVAWRGLPRQLVQDHPLLPVDAPLPVSTAWRTAEPEWLESPEALGARYPKLLSILLEKTAARSVASLPMVVEGRVLAVLALGFPEPRAFSGDDREFLLALVRHCALAMERARLLSEVEAQRARLEDLVMRVPAVMSVTRGAEHRFVLCNPRHRQLMGGRDLTGLTVREALPEMAGQGFFELMDRVYTSGEPFIGKEVPLRFNGQPSDVLPETFFDFVYQPLRDAEGKVEGIASFAFDVTDQVLGRRTVEELLRDMARSEERFRAFLTATSEIIWDMPPSGVFDSDQPGWRAFTGQRREALLGWGWLQAVHPEDRDLIERAWRESVRAGASLQSEVRLRRQDGVYRHMQMRAVPVLELDGTVREWVGIHRDVTRQHEDAAERERLLAQEQRHRTQLEGLAKASLAIGQAASLDAVLQVTTEQARALIGAHQSVTSLTTSEDGTQTINSVSLSDKYRAWNGYAVPPNGAGIYMEVCRTNRSLRMTQEELEAHPKWRGFGAHAAEHPPMRGWLAVPLIGRNGRNLGLIQLSDRYEGEFNAEDEAILVQLARLSSVAIENARLMAESQAANRAKDEFLAVMSHELRTPLTAVLGWTQMLRSRKDDSAVREKGLEVIERNARSLAQLIEDVLDVSRILTGKLTLHRKAVELAGVVQAAVEVVRPRADQKEVSLSVEVAPGVGLVTGDPGRLQQVFWNLLANAVKFTQEGGRVEVRVERGEGEWRVRVRDTGQGIRPEALPHLFERFWQADGSSTREHGGLGLGLAIVRHLVELHGGSVEAQSPGPGQGSTFTVRLPVPALLPEAERAASAEAAKATRLDGVRVLLVEDAEDARELITLLLKERGAEVRATANAREAMESLTASLPDVLVSDIGLPGEDGHTLLKRVREWSEARDQWIPAIALTAYAGAEDARRAYRAGFQVHMAKPLEAEALVESVARLAARDGQSSSST; encoded by the coding sequence ATGAGGGTCCCGCTCGAGCCTCCAGTTCCGCCGCAGGCAGGCGCCGGGTCTCCCCAGGGCGGTGATCCGAAGTTCGCCCCGCTGCTGGACAGCGTCACCGACGGCATCGTCGTGGTGGATCGCGACTGGCGCATCACCTACCTCAACGCGGTGGCCGAGAAGGTGTCGGGCCGCCCGCGAGAGAAGGCGCTCGGCCGGGAGCTGTGGGCCGAAGTCCCGCAGCTGCTCGACACCCCGTTCGCCAAGGCCTTCCACGAGACGGCGGCCACGGGCCAGCGCACCACGGTGAGCGACTACTTCGCGCCCGCGGATGCCTGGTACGAGGCGCGGGCCTTCCCCTCCTCCGAGGGGCTCGTCATCTTCGTGCGCGACATCACCGACCTGCGCCAGGCGGAGGTGGAGCGACTGCGCCTGCTGAACGCCGAGCGCTCCTCGCGAGAGGACGCCGAGCGCGCCGCGCACCGGCTCGTGCGCCTGCAGGAGCTCACCGCGCAGCTGGCCGCCGCGCGCTCGCCCGAGGAAGTCATGTCCGCGGCCATCGAGCGCATCATGTCCGCGGTGGGCGCGAACTTGGCCCTGGTGGGCCTGCCGGTGGAAGAGGGTCGGATGCTGCGCGTGGTGGCCTGGCGCGGCCTGCCTCGGCAGCTGGTGCAGGACCACCCCCTGTTGCCCGTGGATGCCCCGCTGCCGGTGTCCACGGCGTGGCGCACGGCCGAGCCCGAGTGGCTGGAGTCCCCCGAGGCGCTGGGCGCGCGCTACCCGAAGCTGTTGTCGATCCTGCTGGAGAAGACGGCCGCCCGCTCGGTGGCGAGCCTGCCCATGGTGGTGGAGGGGCGGGTGCTGGCGGTGCTGGCGCTGGGCTTCCCCGAGCCCCGGGCCTTCTCGGGCGATGACCGCGAGTTCCTGCTGGCGCTGGTGCGCCACTGCGCGCTGGCGATGGAGCGCGCTCGGCTGCTCTCCGAGGTGGAGGCCCAGCGCGCGCGGCTGGAGGACCTGGTGATGCGGGTGCCGGCGGTGATGTCCGTCACCCGAGGCGCCGAGCACCGCTTCGTGCTCTGCAACCCGCGCCACCGCCAGCTCATGGGCGGCAGGGATTTGACGGGGCTCACGGTGCGCGAGGCCCTGCCGGAGATGGCGGGCCAGGGCTTCTTCGAGCTGATGGACCGGGTGTACACGAGCGGCGAGCCGTTCATCGGCAAGGAAGTCCCGCTGCGCTTCAACGGGCAGCCGAGCGACGTGCTGCCGGAGACGTTCTTCGACTTCGTGTACCAGCCGCTGCGGGACGCCGAAGGCAAGGTGGAGGGCATCGCCTCGTTCGCCTTCGACGTGACGGATCAGGTGCTGGGGCGGCGCACGGTGGAGGAGCTGCTGCGGGACATGGCGCGCAGCGAGGAGCGCTTCCGCGCGTTCCTCACCGCCACCTCGGAGATCATCTGGGACATGCCACCCTCGGGCGTCTTCGACTCGGATCAGCCGGGCTGGCGGGCCTTCACGGGGCAGCGTCGCGAGGCGCTGCTGGGCTGGGGCTGGCTGCAGGCGGTACACCCGGAGGACCGCGACCTCATCGAGCGGGCCTGGCGCGAGTCGGTGCGGGCGGGGGCCTCGCTGCAGAGCGAGGTGCGGCTGCGGCGGCAGGACGGGGTGTACCGGCACATGCAGATGCGCGCGGTGCCGGTGTTGGAGCTGGACGGGACGGTGCGCGAGTGGGTGGGCATCCACCGCGACGTGACGCGGCAGCACGAGGACGCGGCGGAGCGCGAGCGGCTTTTGGCGCAGGAGCAGCGCCACCGCACCCAGCTCGAGGGGCTGGCGAAGGCGTCGCTGGCGATTGGACAGGCGGCCTCGCTGGACGCGGTGCTCCAGGTGACGACGGAGCAGGCGCGAGCGCTCATCGGCGCGCACCAGTCGGTCACCAGCCTGACGACGAGCGAGGACGGGACGCAGACCATCAACTCCGTCTCGCTGTCGGACAAGTACCGGGCGTGGAACGGGTACGCGGTGCCTCCGAACGGTGCGGGCATCTATATGGAGGTGTGCCGCACCAACCGCTCGCTGCGGATGACGCAGGAGGAGCTGGAGGCACACCCGAAGTGGCGAGGCTTCGGCGCGCACGCGGCCGAGCACCCGCCCATGCGCGGGTGGCTGGCGGTGCCGTTGATCGGGCGCAACGGGCGCAACCTGGGCCTCATCCAGCTGTCGGACCGGTACGAGGGCGAGTTCAACGCGGAGGACGAGGCCATCCTGGTGCAGCTGGCGCGCCTGTCCTCGGTGGCCATCGAGAACGCGCGGCTGATGGCGGAGTCCCAGGCGGCCAACCGGGCCAAGGACGAATTCCTGGCGGTGATGAGCCACGAGCTGCGCACGCCGCTGACGGCGGTGCTGGGCTGGACGCAGATGTTGCGCAGCCGCAAGGACGACTCGGCGGTGCGGGAGAAGGGGCTGGAGGTCATCGAGCGCAACGCGCGCTCGCTGGCGCAGCTGATTGAGGACGTGCTGGACGTCTCGCGCATCCTCACGGGGAAGCTGACGCTGCACCGCAAGGCGGTGGAGCTGGCGGGGGTGGTGCAGGCGGCGGTGGAGGTGGTGCGGCCGCGCGCCGACCAGAAGGAAGTCTCGCTCTCGGTGGAGGTGGCGCCGGGGGTGGGGCTGGTGACGGGAGACCCGGGGCGGCTGCAGCAGGTGTTCTGGAACCTGCTGGCCAACGCGGTGAAGTTCACCCAGGAGGGCGGGCGGGTGGAGGTGCGGGTGGAGCGCGGGGAGGGCGAGTGGCGGGTGCGGGTGCGGGACACCGGGCAGGGCATCCGGCCGGAGGCGCTGCCGCACCTCTTCGAGCGCTTCTGGCAGGCGGACGGCAGCAGCACGCGGGAGCACGGCGGGCTGGGGCTGGGGCTGGCCATCGTCCGGCACCTGGTGGAGCTGCACGGCGGCTCGGTGGAGGCGCAGAGCCCGGGGCCGGGCCAGGGCTCCACCTTCACGGTGCGACTGCCGGTGCCGGCGCTGCTGCCGGAGGCGGAGCGGGCGGCCTCGGCGGAGGCGGCGAAGGCGACGCGGCTGGACGGGGTGCGGGTGTTGTTGGTGGAGGACGCGGAGGACGCGCGCGAGCTCATCACCCTGCTCTTGAAGGAGCGCGGCGCGGAGGTGCGGGCGACGGCCAACGCGCGCGAGGCGATGGAGAGCCTGACGGCCTCGTTGCCGGACGTGCTGGTGTCGGACATCGGCCTGCCGGGCGAGGACGGGCACACGCTGCTCAAGCGGGTGCGCGAGTGGTCGGAGGCGAGGGACCAGTGGATTCCGGCCATCGCGTTGACGGCATACGCGGGGGCGGAGGACGCGCGCCGGGCCTACCGCGCCGGCTTCCAGGTCCACATGGCCAAGCCGCTGGAGGCCGAGGCGTTGGTGGAGTCCGTGGCGCGGCTGGCGGCGCGGGACGGGCAGTCGAGCTCGAGCACCTGA